From a single Excalfactoria chinensis isolate bCotChi1 unplaced genomic scaffold, bCotChi1.hap2 Scaffold_85, whole genome shotgun sequence genomic region:
- the LOC140265449 gene encoding olfactory receptor 14J1-like has translation MPNSSSISEFLLLPLADTRQLQLLHFWLLLGIYLAALLGNGLISTAVACDRRLHTPMYFFLLNLALLDLGCISTTLPKAMANALWDTRAISYAGCAAQVFCIFFFISAECSLLTIMSYDRYIAICKPLHYGTLMDSRACATMAAAAWGAGFLNSLLHTASTFSLPLCQGNVVNQFFCEVPQILKLSCSGSYFREVVLIIFSVSLVFGCFVFIVVSYVQIFMAVLRMPSEQGRHKAFSTCLPHLVVVSLFVSIGIFAYLKPFSISSPSVDLMMALLYSVFPPTLNPIIYGMRNREIKHALSRVLQYTLLHHQ, from the coding sequence atgcccaacagcagctccatcagcgagttcctcctgctgccgttggcagacacgcggcagctgcagctcctgcacttctggctcttgctgggcatctacctggctgccctcctgggcaacggcctcatcagcacagccgtagcctgcgaccgccgcctgcacacccccatgtacttcttcctgctcaacctggccctcctcgacctgggctgcatctccaccactctccccaaagccatggccaacgccctctgggacaccagggccatctcctatgcaggatgtgctgcacaggtcttttgcattttcttcttcatctcagcagagtgttcccttctcaccatcatgtcctatgaccgctacattgccatctgcaagcccctgcactacgggaccttgatggacagcagagcttgtgccaccatggcagcagctgcctggggcgctgggtttctcaattccctgctgcacactgccagtacgttttcactgcctctctgccaaggcaatgttgtcaaccagtttttctgtgaagtcccccagatcctcaagctctcctgctcaggctcctacttcagggaagttgtgcttatcatttttagtgtcagtttagtctttgggtgctttgttttcatagttgtgtcctatgtgcagatcttcatggccgtgctgaggatgccctctgagcagggaaggcacaaagctttttccacgtgcctccctcacctggtcgtggtctccctgtttgtAAGCATTGGcatttttgcctacctgaagcccttctccatttcctccccatccGTGGATCTGATgatggcacttctgtactctgtGTTTCCTCCAACTCTAAACCCTATTATTTAcggcatgaggaacagggagatcaagcatgcTCTCAGCAGGGTGTTGCAATACACACTTCTCCACCATCaataa